One Lysinibacillus sp. OF-1 DNA segment encodes these proteins:
- a CDS encoding alkaline phosphatase family protein encodes MQNNKVVLIVIDALRFDTACTHMGFLHHLVERQVAARYKICAEVPSLSRPLYETILTGTPPIVHGVTSNMTVRLSTQKSVFHVAKEHGLSTAASAYYWVSELYNRAPFNYMEDRLQLDTQLPIDNGLFYFEDHYPDSHVFADAAWLMDQKQPDFLYIHPMNVDDDGHKFTADSAQYRNRVLAMDALLSLFIPKCMAQGYEVIVTADHGMTSDGNHGGTTHEDRHVPLFVISDSVKAGIKEEIISQLQIAPLCCHLLNMEPADDMEPLLLEGVYTAKEV; translated from the coding sequence ATGCAAAATAACAAAGTGGTTCTTATTGTCATCGATGCATTGCGCTTTGATACAGCCTGTACACATATGGGATTCTTGCACCATTTAGTGGAGCGTCAGGTGGCTGCTCGCTATAAGATTTGCGCAGAGGTGCCATCATTATCAAGGCCATTATATGAGACGATTTTAACGGGGACACCCCCTATTGTTCATGGCGTTACTAGCAATATGACGGTACGCTTATCGACGCAGAAAAGTGTCTTTCATGTCGCGAAGGAGCATGGTTTGTCCACGGCAGCCTCCGCCTATTATTGGGTGAGTGAGCTTTATAATAGAGCACCATTTAACTATATGGAGGACAGGCTACAGCTTGATACGCAATTACCGATTGACAATGGCTTGTTCTATTTTGAGGATCATTATCCAGATAGTCATGTATTTGCTGATGCAGCTTGGTTAATGGATCAAAAGCAGCCTGATTTCCTTTATATTCATCCTATGAATGTTGATGATGATGGTCACAAATTTACGGCGGATTCTGCACAATACCGCAATCGTGTGTTAGCGATGGATGCTCTGCTCTCATTATTTATTCCAAAGTGTATGGCACAGGGCTATGAGGTAATTGTGACGGCTGACCATGGTATGACAAGTGATGGTAATCATGGTGGAACAACGCATGAGGATCGTCATGTCCCACTGTTTGTCATTTCGGATTCCGTCAAGGCTGGTATAAAAGAAGAGATTATTTCGCAATTACAAATTGCACCACTGTGCTGTCATTTATTAAATATGGAGCCTGCGGATGATATGGAGCCCCTTTTGCTAGAAGGTGTGTATACAGCAAAAGAGGTGTAA
- a CDS encoding ABC transporter permease — protein sequence MVVLISKRQSIAWLSPFLVLLLLFFLVPLLYMLITSFQNSEGFTLTQYESIFTNDYILQGFKNSITLSVVSAVIALVVTLFAVYAMMKLTEPVREKILILTNLTSNFSGIPLAFAFIVLLGNSGLFTLLFEKWDIDALTSFSLYSWGGLLLIYIYFQLPLSLMLLYPIYDGIQQQWKEAAALLGASIWQFWLKIGLPVMLPGIVGTFSVLFANAMGAYASAYALTSSNYNLVAIRIGSLIKGDIFAQPELASAIAVILAVTMVTAMLISEWSISKTRRKVK from the coding sequence GTGGTTGTGTTGATATCGAAGCGGCAGTCCATTGCCTGGCTTTCGCCTTTTCTTGTACTACTCTTATTATTTTTCCTAGTGCCTTTACTGTATATGCTTATTACGAGCTTTCAAAATAGTGAGGGCTTTACATTAACGCAATACGAGTCCATTTTTACGAACGACTATATATTGCAAGGCTTTAAAAATAGTATTACATTGTCTGTTGTATCGGCTGTTATTGCATTAGTAGTCACATTGTTCGCTGTTTATGCCATGATGAAGTTGACTGAGCCAGTACGGGAGAAAATTTTAATACTAACGAACTTAACATCCAATTTTTCAGGTATACCGCTAGCATTTGCTTTTATCGTTTTACTTGGTAATAGTGGTCTATTTACATTGTTATTTGAAAAATGGGACATTGATGCTTTGACATCCTTTTCTCTTTATAGCTGGGGTGGTTTATTACTTATTTATATTTACTTCCAGCTGCCATTATCGCTAATGTTGTTATATCCCATTTATGATGGGATTCAGCAACAGTGGAAGGAGGCAGCAGCTTTATTAGGAGCGTCTATTTGGCAATTTTGGCTGAAGATTGGTTTACCAGTTATGTTACCTGGGATTGTAGGAACGTTTAGTGTGTTATTTGCTAATGCAATGGGAGCGTATGCCTCTGCCTATGCTCTAACAAGCAGTAATTATAATTTAGTGGCCATTCGTATAGGTTCCTTAATAAAAGGTGATATTTTTGCTCAGCCAGAGCTAGCTAGTGCCATTGCTGTTATATTAGCAGTGACAATGGTGACAGCCATGCTAATTAGTGAGTGGAGTATCTCTAAAACAAGGAGGAAAGTAAAATGA
- a CDS encoding ABC transporter permease — protein sequence MKKRGLADFFFLLLVGYLLLPVLATTLYAFASKWNKTILPEGLTLKWLATLFQDTDFIQAFGRSVLLASGAVSIALLVIVPAIFVIVLYFPTYEKWIQIAVVMVYSFPGIILAVGLIRVYSQIGIPMIFVVLGAYVVGILPYIYQGTRNSLRNIDARQLLDAAQLLGASKRQAFTKILLPTVYPGLFAGALLSFSVLFGEFVLINLVVGSRFETVQIYLMKKLSTSGHIASAVVFIYIVLMGLLTFVIAIVTKRSKGATNL from the coding sequence ATGAAAAAGCGAGGCTTGGCTGATTTCTTTTTCCTCTTGTTAGTGGGGTATTTACTATTGCCAGTATTGGCAACGACGCTTTATGCATTTGCATCGAAATGGAATAAAACAATATTACCAGAAGGACTTACATTAAAATGGCTTGCCACATTGTTTCAGGATACCGATTTTATCCAGGCATTTGGCCGTTCTGTGTTATTAGCAAGTGGTGCGGTTAGTATTGCACTCCTTGTCATTGTGCCAGCCATTTTCGTTATTGTTTTGTATTTTCCTACATACGAAAAATGGATACAGATAGCAGTGGTCATGGTCTATTCTTTCCCTGGAATCATTTTAGCTGTAGGGCTCATTCGAGTGTATAGCCAAATAGGTATACCAATGATATTCGTTGTTCTAGGAGCCTATGTGGTGGGGATTCTTCCTTATATCTATCAAGGAACAAGAAATAGTTTAAGAAATATAGATGCAAGGCAGCTACTTGATGCGGCCCAATTGCTTGGTGCATCAAAAAGGCAGGCTTTCACAAAAATTTTACTGCCTACCGTTTATCCAGGCTTATTTGCAGGTGCTTTGTTATCATTCTCCGTCTTATTTGGTGAATTTGTTTTGATTAACCTTGTGGTTGGTTCTCGCTTTGAAACAGTTCAAATTTACTTAATGAAAAAGCTTAGCACAAGTGGACATATTGCAAGTGCAGTTGTTTTTATCTATATCGTGCTAATGGGTCTATTAACATTTGTCATTGCCATTGTAACAAAACGATCGAAAGGTGCTACAAATCTATGA
- a CDS encoding ABC transporter ATP-binding protein, with translation MSYLIIEGLHKKYGQATVLSNIQMNIQKGEFITLLGPSGCGKSTILRIVAGLTDASSGKITIEGKDMSGVQPKDRQVGMVFQSYALFPNMTVQENVAFGLRMQKVNAADIEQRVQEMLALVHLSEKANAYPNELSGGQQQRVALARALIVRPKVLLLDEPLSALDAQIRKKLQADLRAIQRKLNMTMILVTHDQEEAMAVSDRIFVMNNGSIAQNGTPTEIYTRPNNEFIANFIGHYNVFTRETLENMLGESLVEQASKFAIRPEALHLNQREGDMCLVGIAKQSLMSGNIIRTTFDGETVFTMEQLHQQGYSIEMGKSYNCYVAKEDVIALS, from the coding sequence ATGAGTTATCTTATTATTGAAGGGCTTCATAAAAAATATGGACAAGCAACGGTTTTAAGCAATATTCAGATGAATATCCAAAAGGGTGAATTTATTACATTGTTAGGTCCTAGCGGCTGTGGCAAGAGCACCATTTTGCGCATTGTGGCAGGCTTAACAGATGCATCGTCTGGTAAAATTACAATTGAAGGAAAAGATATGAGTGGCGTACAGCCAAAGGATCGTCAAGTGGGCATGGTCTTTCAATCCTATGCACTCTTTCCTAATATGACTGTGCAAGAAAATGTTGCCTTTGGTTTGCGCATGCAAAAAGTCAATGCGGCAGACATCGAGCAGCGTGTTCAAGAAATGCTAGCCCTCGTTCATCTAAGTGAGAAAGCCAATGCTTACCCAAACGAATTATCGGGGGGGCAACAGCAGCGTGTTGCTCTGGCACGTGCGTTAATCGTCCGTCCTAAAGTGCTGCTATTAGATGAACCCCTTAGTGCACTCGATGCTCAAATTCGCAAGAAGCTACAAGCAGATTTACGAGCTATTCAACGTAAGCTCAATATGACAATGATTTTGGTAACGCACGATCAGGAAGAGGCTATGGCCGTTTCAGACAGAATATTTGTCATGAATAATGGGAGCATTGCTCAAAACGGTACACCAACAGAGATTTATACAAGACCGAATAATGAATTTATTGCAAACTTTATTGGGCATTATAATGTCTTTACACGCGAGACTTTAGAAAACATGCTTGGAGAATCTTTAGTCGAGCAAGCCTCTAAATTTGCCATTCGACCAGAAGCACTGCATCTCAATCAACGAGAAGGAGATATGTGTCTAGTAGGAATCGCTAAACAATCATTAATGAGTGGCAATATTATTCGTACTACATTTGATGGTGAAACGGTGTTTACAATGGAACAACTACATCAACAAGGCTATTCGATTGAAATGGGCAAATCCTATAACTGTTATGTCGCAAAAGAAGATGTGATTGCACTATCATGA
- a CDS encoding DeoR/GlpR family DNA-binding transcription regulator: protein MTYAKLERFDFILKQLERDGKIIVANIADALQVAPETIRRDFDELEQQHLLSRVHGGAIKYTNVRNEPVFLRKLQMQKEAKRQIARMAAKRICDGDTIAIDTGTTTVHMADFLLAVDDITVVTNSIAAAIQFNLAIEERRMTGKVILLGGTANPKQSSVAGAMTLEMLDNMNFDKTFLSCGGISDGIVYDYDLDESLISKKMLKHSKVSYLLADATKINGKSFFQICHLDECTEILCESTCPLEWQAYEEKWTVCNGGKS, encoded by the coding sequence ATGACGTACGCCAAACTTGAAAGATTTGATTTTATATTAAAGCAATTAGAGAGAGACGGGAAAATCATTGTTGCCAATATTGCCGATGCCCTTCAGGTAGCACCAGAAACAATTCGCCGAGATTTTGATGAATTAGAGCAGCAGCATTTATTATCAAGAGTCCATGGTGGGGCTATTAAATATACGAACGTGCGCAACGAGCCTGTATTTTTACGCAAGCTGCAAATGCAAAAAGAGGCAAAGCGCCAAATTGCTCGTATGGCAGCAAAACGTATTTGTGATGGTGATACCATTGCAATTGATACAGGTACGACAACGGTCCATATGGCCGATTTTTTACTAGCGGTTGATGATATAACGGTTGTAACGAACTCGATTGCAGCAGCAATACAATTTAATTTAGCCATAGAAGAACGACGTATGACAGGCAAGGTCATATTACTAGGAGGCACTGCGAATCCAAAACAATCTTCAGTTGCAGGCGCTATGACTTTAGAGATGCTTGATAATATGAATTTTGATAAGACATTTTTATCGTGCGGTGGCATTAGTGACGGCATTGTTTATGATTACGATTTGGATGAATCCCTTATTTCTAAGAAGATGCTCAAGCATAGTAAAGTGAGTTATTTATTAGCCGATGCAACCAAAATAAATGGCAAATCATTTTTTCAAATTTGTCATCTTGATGAATGTACAGAAATTCTTTGTGAAAGTACTTGTCCATTAGAATGGCAAGCCTATGAGGAAAAATGGACGGTATGTAATGGAGGGAAAAGTTGA
- a CDS encoding histidinol phosphate phosphatase domain-containing protein, whose protein sequence is MTIDYHVHLEEGPYSFRWLERTSQALEFFQHEDEAKKGSKQQMSCQVQRLVQRVQKGCYSEEWLDLYLEQAKQLGLREVGIVDHLYRFQETRAYFERFMRLDDSEIGQVQRYWLDRVMTENIDAFVSTIQQAKEKWRQHGITLRLGIEADYFIGGEEQLAALLAGYPWDYVIGSVHFVDGWGFDNPQTQHLFEQMDQSALQQSYEQFFKVVEQMIHSNMFDFVAHLDNFKVFNYQVENHAFLDAWYKRIAQALTTTQTATEINAGLYYRYPVKEMCPGPRFLQTLLDHGVAFTISSDAHFPDDLGKYTSANTELLKSHGVQAIVAFEQRVKKMIALT, encoded by the coding sequence ATGACAATTGATTATCATGTACATTTAGAAGAGGGACCTTATTCATTTCGCTGGCTAGAGCGTACATCACAGGCACTGGAGTTTTTCCAGCATGAGGATGAGGCGAAAAAAGGCTCCAAGCAACAAATGTCCTGTCAAGTACAGCGGTTAGTACAGCGAGTGCAAAAGGGGTGTTATAGTGAGGAATGGTTGGATTTATATCTCGAACAGGCCAAGCAGCTTGGCTTGCGTGAGGTAGGCATTGTTGATCATTTATATCGTTTTCAAGAAACGCGTGCCTATTTCGAACGCTTTATGAGGTTGGATGATAGTGAGATTGGTCAAGTACAGCGCTATTGGCTAGATCGCGTGATGACAGAGAACATAGATGCCTTTGTGTCGACCATTCAGCAGGCGAAGGAAAAATGGCGTCAACATGGCATTACTTTGAGACTGGGTATAGAGGCAGATTATTTTATTGGCGGGGAAGAGCAATTAGCTGCTTTATTAGCTGGTTATCCTTGGGATTATGTGATTGGTTCTGTCCATTTTGTTGACGGCTGGGGCTTTGATAATCCTCAAACACAACATCTTTTTGAGCAAATGGATCAGTCTGCTTTACAACAAAGTTATGAGCAATTTTTTAAGGTTGTCGAGCAAATGATTCATTCCAATATGTTTGATTTTGTTGCACATTTAGATAATTTTAAAGTATTTAATTATCAGGTGGAGAATCATGCTTTTCTTGATGCCTGGTATAAACGGATTGCCCAGGCCCTAACGACAACTCAAACTGCCACTGAAATCAATGCTGGGCTGTATTATCGTTACCCTGTAAAGGAAATGTGCCCAGGCCCTCGTTTTTTACAAACCTTACTTGACCATGGAGTGGCTTTTACTATATCCTCTGATGCGCATTTTCCTGATGATCTAGGTAAATATACAAGTGCTAATACCGAGCTACTAAAAAGTCACGGTGTTCAAGCTATTGTTGCTTTTGAGCAGCGAGTCAAAAAAATGATAGCATTAACGTGA
- a CDS encoding carboxylate--amine ligase, whose product MTCIKEQPFLPIIIQSGQYAYGVARSFYEAYRIKSLVIEPTVKGATMRSLFLGGSQGIATQNSSILDFHYVERLDDPAHFVQALIQVAMQCQQNKLILIVCDCYYAELIIENKERLEKYFILPYIDQALLKKVQTKEKFYQLCDQYKLNYPKTMIITNEHHAVSELPFQYPIIIKPSNAVTYTHCSFPEKKKIFLANNASEMQYIIRSIYRSSYEDSLIVQEFIPGDDSSIRVLDVFVGRDHKVKLMCVSNKLLEDPSPQNKGISLAVMTDYDEQLMDSIRYFLEDIGYTGFANFDMKYDARDGIYKLFEMNLRAGASSYYVTASGHNLMQYMVDDYLLGVHHERTYVQTKHLWSLLPLKTLFKHMNNEKLKLEAKRLVKEGRYTDALLYKEDMNIKRWMKLKLYNQYLHVKYSKYFNESDG is encoded by the coding sequence TTGACATGTATAAAAGAACAACCCTTTTTACCTATTATTATACAATCGGGTCAGTATGCCTACGGGGTTGCCCGCTCTTTTTATGAAGCGTATCGTATCAAGAGTCTTGTTATTGAGCCCACCGTAAAAGGGGCAACAATGCGTTCACTCTTTTTGGGAGGCTCACAGGGAATTGCTACGCAAAATAGTAGCATTCTGGATTTTCACTATGTAGAGCGTCTAGATGACCCTGCCCATTTTGTACAAGCTTTAATCCAGGTTGCCATGCAATGCCAACAGAATAAATTGATTTTAATCGTTTGTGACTGCTATTATGCAGAGCTTATCATTGAAAATAAAGAACGGCTTGAAAAATATTTTATTTTACCTTATATAGATCAAGCTTTACTAAAGAAGGTGCAAACGAAGGAAAAATTTTATCAGCTTTGTGATCAGTATAAGTTAAACTACCCCAAAACCATGATCATAACTAATGAGCATCACGCAGTCAGCGAACTCCCTTTCCAGTATCCCATTATCATTAAACCTTCCAATGCAGTGACATATACGCACTGTTCATTTCCCGAAAAGAAAAAAATATTTCTTGCAAATAATGCCAGTGAGATGCAATACATTATTCGCAGTATTTATCGTTCTAGCTATGAAGATTCCTTGATTGTTCAAGAATTTATTCCAGGTGATGATTCTTCTATTCGTGTACTAGATGTATTTGTAGGAAGAGATCATAAAGTCAAATTGATGTGTGTCAGCAATAAACTGCTTGAAGATCCTTCTCCGCAAAATAAAGGTATTTCTTTAGCTGTTATGACAGACTACGATGAGCAGCTAATGGATTCCATTCGATACTTTTTAGAGGACATTGGCTATACAGGTTTTGCTAATTTTGATATGAAATATGATGCTCGAGACGGAATCTATAAGCTATTTGAAATGAATTTGCGAGCAGGGGCTTCCAGCTACTATGTGACGGCGAGCGGTCATAATTTAATGCAGTATATGGTGGATGATTATTTGCTTGGCGTTCATCATGAACGAACGTATGTCCAAACTAAGCATCTATGGTCACTACTTCCGCTAAAAACTTTATTTAAACACATGAACAATGAAAAATTAAAATTAGAAGCAAAGCGATTAGTAAAAGAAGGACGATACACAGATGCATTACTGTATAAAGAAGATATGAATATTAAACGTTGGATGAAGCTGAAATTGTATAATCAGTACTTACATGTAAAGTACAGCAAGTATTTTAATGAAAGCGATGGTTAG
- the miaB gene encoding tRNA (N6-isopentenyl adenosine(37)-C2)-methylthiotransferase MiaB, translating to MNEEQRLANQQVNQPKKEDKPEKDYSKYFEKVFTAPSLKDAKKRGKEDVKYHKDFSIAEEFAGMGKDRTFYIRTYGCQMNEHDTEVMAGIFMQLGYTPTEMIEEADVVLLNTCAIRENAENKVFGELGFLLKYKRKNPEMLIGVCGCMSQEESVVNKILRSYPHVDMVFGTHNIHRLPNILKEAYMSKEMVIEVWSKEGDVIENLPKKRLGSIKAWVNIMYGCDKFCTYCIVPYTRGKERSRRPEEIIAEVRELAAAGYKEIMLLGQNVNAYGKDFEDIDYRLGDLMDELRKIDIPRIRFTTSHPRDFDDHLIEILAKRGNLVEHIHLPVQSGSNDVLKIMARKYTREHFLGLVDRIKAAIPEVTLTTDIIVGYPNETEEQFEETLSLYREVGFEAAFTYIYSPREGTPAAKMVDNVPEEVKKERLQRLNEVVGEYSRKALERLNGEVVEVLVEGTSKRRDDVLAGYTRKNRLVNFKAPAEVIGQLVKVKIIETTSYSLTGEFVEVVKNEKVEA from the coding sequence ATGAATGAGGAACAACGCTTAGCTAATCAACAGGTCAATCAACCAAAAAAAGAAGACAAGCCTGAAAAGGATTATAGTAAATATTTTGAGAAGGTCTTTACAGCACCTTCCTTAAAAGATGCTAAAAAACGTGGCAAAGAAGATGTCAAGTATCATAAGGATTTTAGCATTGCAGAAGAGTTCGCAGGAATGGGCAAAGATCGCACCTTCTATATTCGTACTTATGGCTGCCAAATGAATGAGCATGACACAGAAGTGATGGCCGGGATTTTTATGCAGCTTGGTTACACACCAACAGAGATGATTGAAGAGGCTGACGTTGTCTTGCTGAATACATGTGCTATTCGTGAAAATGCAGAAAACAAAGTATTTGGAGAACTGGGTTTCCTGCTGAAATATAAACGAAAAAACCCTGAGATGCTTATCGGGGTTTGTGGCTGTATGTCCCAAGAGGAATCTGTTGTTAATAAAATTTTAAGAAGTTATCCACACGTCGATATGGTATTTGGTACGCACAATATTCACCGTTTACCAAACATTTTAAAAGAAGCCTATATGTCGAAGGAAATGGTGATTGAGGTTTGGTCTAAAGAAGGCGATGTCATTGAAAATCTGCCGAAAAAACGCCTTGGCTCCATTAAGGCTTGGGTTAATATTATGTATGGTTGCGATAAATTCTGTACGTATTGTATCGTTCCATATACTCGTGGTAAAGAGCGCAGTCGTCGTCCAGAGGAAATCATTGCCGAAGTTCGTGAGTTAGCGGCTGCGGGCTATAAAGAAATTATGCTGCTGGGACAAAATGTCAACGCTTACGGGAAGGATTTTGAGGATATCGACTATCGTCTTGGCGATTTAATGGATGAATTAAGAAAGATCGATATTCCACGTATCCGTTTTACTACGAGTCATCCGCGTGATTTTGATGATCATTTAATCGAAATCCTTGCAAAGCGTGGCAACTTAGTGGAGCATATCCATTTACCAGTTCAATCTGGCTCGAATGACGTCCTAAAAATTATGGCGCGTAAATACACACGAGAGCATTTCCTTGGTTTAGTAGACAGAATTAAAGCCGCAATACCTGAAGTAACATTAACAACAGATATTATCGTTGGCTATCCGAATGAAACAGAGGAGCAATTTGAGGAAACATTGTCCTTATATCGTGAAGTTGGCTTTGAGGCTGCATTTACGTATATTTATTCTCCTCGTGAAGGAACACCAGCTGCCAAAATGGTCGACAATGTACCTGAAGAGGTGAAAAAAGAGCGTCTTCAACGTTTAAATGAAGTGGTGGGTGAATACTCACGCAAAGCATTAGAACGGTTAAATGGTGAGGTTGTCGAAGTATTAGTTGAAGGTACAAGTAAACGACGAGACGATGTGCTAGCGGGCTATACGCGGAAAAATCGTTTAGTAAACTTTAAAGCACCAGCAGAAGTAATTGGTCAATTAGTAAAAGTAAAAATAATAGAGACTACATCTTATTCACTTACGGGTGAATTTGTGGAAGTCGTAAAAAATGAAAAGGTGGAAGCGTAA
- a CDS encoding RicAFT regulatory complex protein RicA family protein, with protein MTQVLYTKEDLIKKSHEIAHMIANTPEVEFFKKAEAQINENQQVRERIASLKSLQKQAVNFQHLGKEKALKMIEDKIAKIEEEINAIPVVQQFKESQGDVNDLLQLVSNTIANNVTNEIVRSTGGDVLRGETGSYVENTQPGSCS; from the coding sequence ATGACACAAGTGTTATATACAAAAGAAGATTTAATTAAAAAATCACATGAAATTGCACATATGATTGCAAATACACCAGAGGTTGAATTTTTCAAAAAGGCAGAAGCACAGATTAATGAAAATCAACAAGTACGTGAACGTATTGCAAGCTTAAAAAGCTTACAAAAACAGGCGGTTAATTTCCAACACTTAGGGAAAGAAAAAGCATTAAAAATGATTGAAGATAAAATTGCTAAAATCGAAGAAGAAATTAATGCTATTCCAGTTGTGCAACAATTTAAAGAATCACAAGGCGATGTCAATGACTTATTGCAACTGGTATCGAATACCATCGCAAATAATGTTACAAATGAAATTGTTCGCTCAACTGGTGGCGATGTTCTTCGTGGTGAAACGGGTTCATACGTAGAAAATACTCAGCCAGGTAGCTGCTCTTAA
- the cotE gene encoding outer spore coat protein CotE, translating into MFTQWALPAYDGVKRVEGGIALKRLRQIVTKAVVAKGKKRTEERVTLSPTNKPTSILGCWVINHTCSAKRVGKFVEVTGKFDVNVWYAYSNHSKTAVFSETVHYKDKVKLHYREGEISVGDDVRVRVIQEPNCIEAIISPCGTKFEIVVEREVVVEVMGETTICISVHPLDYEEDWSFNDESSSSSSSSSSSSSSSDGESRYVLESSSFPDERPR; encoded by the coding sequence ATGTTCACCCAATGGGCGCTACCTGCATATGATGGAGTGAAAAGAGTCGAAGGAGGAATTGCGCTGAAACGTTTACGACAAATCGTGACGAAAGCAGTAGTTGCCAAAGGGAAGAAGAGAACGGAAGAACGTGTAACATTATCACCAACAAATAAACCGACAAGTATTTTAGGATGCTGGGTAATCAATCATACTTGCTCTGCGAAAAGAGTCGGGAAATTTGTAGAAGTAACTGGGAAATTTGATGTCAATGTGTGGTATGCCTATAGTAACCATTCGAAAACAGCTGTGTTTTCCGAAACGGTTCACTATAAAGACAAAGTGAAGCTTCATTATCGTGAAGGTGAAATTAGCGTTGGTGATGATGTTCGTGTACGTGTGATACAAGAACCAAATTGTATTGAAGCGATTATCTCTCCATGTGGTACGAAGTTTGAAATTGTTGTAGAACGTGAAGTAGTTGTCGAAGTAATGGGTGAAACAACAATTTGTATTAGTGTCCATCCATTAGACTATGAAGAAGATTGGAGCTTTAATGATGAAAGTTCTTCATCCTCCTCATCAAGCTCCAGCTCATCTTCCAGCTCTGATGGAGAAAGCAGGTATGTGTTAGAGTCCTCATCGTTTCCTGATGAACGACCAAGATAA